Proteins co-encoded in one Setaria viridis chromosome 9, Setaria_viridis_v4.0, whole genome shotgun sequence genomic window:
- the LOC117836223 gene encoding uncharacterized protein, with protein sequence MEFTEPYKQTGPCCFSPDARFLAVAVDYRLVVRDVVSLKVVQLFSCVDKISSLEWASDSEYILCGLYKRPMVQAWSLSQPDWTCKIDEGPAGIAYARWSPDSRHILTTSEFQLRLTVWSLVNTACVHVQWPKHASRGVSFTKDGKFAAISTRRDCKDYINLLSCHSWEIMSVFAVDTVDLAGVEWSPDDSAIVVWDSLLEYKVLIYSPDGRCLFKYLAYESGLGVKSVSWSPCGQFLAVGSYDQAVRTLNHLTWKTFAEFTHAASIRSPCNAAIFKEVDDPWQLDMSELCLSDGFSRNMQDNGAENGTEGGGSRVKYAVMDVPITLPSTKPATDKPNPKQGIGMLSWSSDSHYFFTRNDNMPTALWIWDICRLELAAVLVQKDPIRAAAWDPTCTRLVLCTESPHLYMWTPSGACCVNIPLPNFRIVDLKWNSDGSCLLLKDRDSFCCAAIVSALPEEGPDQSDESSEDE encoded by the exons aTGGAGTTCACGGAGCCGTACAAGCAGACGGGCCCATGCTGCTTCTCCCCCGACGCgcgcttcctcgccgtcgccgtagACTACCGCCTCGTCGTCCGGGACGTTGTCTCCCTGAAG GTGGTACAATTGTTTTCATGTGTGGACAAGATAAGCTCTCTGGAGTGGGCTTCGGATTCAGAATATATTCTATGTGGACTTTACAAGCGGCCCATGGTTCAGGCCTGGTCACTGAGCCAGCCTGACTGGACCTGCAAGATCGATGAAGGCCCTGCAGGGATTGCATATGCTCGCTGGAGCCCTGACAGTCGTCATATACTCACTACATCCGAGTTTCAGCTCCGTCTTACCGTGTGGTCTCTTGTAAATACAGCATGCGTGCATGTCCAGTGGCCAAAGCATGCTTCTAGAGGTGTTTCTTTTACCAAGGATGGGAAGTTTGCTGCAATCTCCACCAGGCGTGACTGCAAGGACTACATAAATTTGCTCTCATGTCATTCCTGGGAGATAATGAGTGTCTTTGCTGTTGATACAGTAGACTTAGCTGGTGTTGAGTGGTCACCAGATGATAGTGCTATCGTTGTCTGGGATTCACTTCTTGAATACAAG GTTCTGATATATTCTCCGGATGGAAGGTGCCTGTTCAAGTATTTAGCTTATGAAAGTGGGTTAGGTGTGAAATCTGTTTCTTGGTCACCATGTGGACAGTTTTTAGCAGTGGGTAGCTATGATCAAGCAGTGCGTACTTTGAACCACCTGACATGGAAAACTTTTGCGGAGTTCACACATGCAGCCTCTATTCGAAGTCCCTGTAATGCAGCTATATTTAAG GAAGTGGATGATCCGTGGCAACTTGATATGTCAGAGTTATGTCTTAGTGATGGCTTCTCTCGTAACATGCAAGACAATGGTGCTG AAAATGGCACTGAGGGAGGAGGTTCTAGAGTAAAATATGCTGTGATGGATGTTCCCATCACCTTACCTTCGACGAAACCAGCTACTGACAAGCCCAACCCCAAACAAGGAATTG GTATGCTATCATGGAGCAGCGACAGCCACTATTTCTTCACCCGGAACGACAACATGCCAACTGCTCTTTGGATATGGGATATCTGCCGCCTTGAGCTTGCTGCTGTGCTTGTGCAGAAAGACCCAATCCGTGCTGCCGCTTGGGACCCTACCTGCACACGCTTGGTTCTGTGCACGGAGAGCCCTCACCTGTACATGTGGACACCGTCCGGTGCCTGCTGCGTCAACATACCCTTGCCGAATTTCCGGATCGTCGACTTGAAGTGGAACTCAGATGGGAGCTGCCTCCTCCTGAAGGATCGCGACTCTTTCTGCTGTGCTGCAATCGTATCTGCCCTGCCTGAGGAAGGACCTGATCAATCTGATGAAAGTTCTGAAGATGAATGA